In Candidatus Defluviibacterium haderslevense, the following are encoded in one genomic region:
- a CDS encoding efflux RND transporter periplasmic adaptor subunit — MKNMMLPLAALFCILFGCTHSHEAKSGHTYDSEGNHIESSEPTLEPLAFTIYSDKTELFVEFKPLVVGIESRFAAHFTALGELFKAIDEGQIRLTLVETGDSQTIISEKPEVPGIFRLRMTPKKAGVFKLVFDIKTPKFTDKIIIENVEVFPDEKTAIEKQEHEVTGGSDISYLKEQAWKVEFANAPAKVEPFSEVVKTSGQILAAPGDEAVLTAQISGIVSFKGKNMVAGTTYGKGATLFTVKSNEVVKSNLGSAVLQAESNLTIAIKNFDRASELVKDKIISEREFLEAKRQLENAQNQLSNFSVSKKFNQNKQSVTSPIGGYLKNVMVENGQFVNAGQPLATISKSKRLLLQANVSQKYFPKLTSFTAANFKTADGGQVFNTRNLNGLVVSTGKSAEVGSPFLPIHFEIDNKGNFVPGSVVEVFLLSDTKPTLVIPTSALLEEQGIFYAYVQMDGERFQKRELKIGPSDGKNVQVLAGITEGERVVTKGGYQIKLSTASGTLPAHGHEH; from the coding sequence ATGAAAAATATGATGCTGCCATTGGCGGCTCTCTTTTGCATCCTGTTTGGATGCACTCACTCACACGAAGCTAAAAGCGGTCATACCTACGATTCAGAAGGAAATCACATCGAATCTAGCGAGCCAACGCTCGAACCACTCGCTTTCACGATATACAGTGACAAAACTGAACTTTTTGTGGAGTTCAAACCGCTCGTTGTAGGAATTGAAAGCCGCTTTGCCGCGCATTTCACGGCACTCGGCGAACTGTTCAAAGCTATCGACGAAGGACAAATTAGGCTAACTCTTGTCGAGACAGGTGATTCGCAAACCATCATTTCCGAAAAACCTGAAGTGCCGGGCATTTTTCGTTTGCGGATGACACCTAAAAAAGCGGGTGTTTTCAAATTAGTTTTCGATATTAAAACACCTAAGTTTACTGACAAAATCATCATTGAAAATGTAGAGGTTTTTCCTGACGAAAAAACGGCAATTGAAAAACAAGAACATGAAGTTACTGGTGGTAGTGATATCTCTTACTTAAAAGAACAGGCTTGGAAAGTAGAATTTGCAAATGCACCGGCAAAAGTTGAACCGTTTTCTGAAGTTGTGAAAACGAGCGGGCAAATTCTTGCAGCACCGGGGGATGAAGCCGTTTTGACAGCACAAATTAGCGGTATTGTTTCTTTTAAAGGGAAAAACATGGTGGCAGGAACTACCTATGGAAAAGGTGCAACGCTTTTCACGGTAAAAAGCAATGAGGTCGTAAAAAGCAATTTGGGCTCAGCAGTCCTACAGGCAGAGAGTAATTTGACCATAGCAATAAAGAATTTCGATCGGGCGAGTGAATTAGTGAAAGACAAAATCATTTCCGAAAGGGAATTTTTAGAGGCTAAACGTCAACTTGAAAATGCCCAAAACCAACTCTCCAATTTTTCCGTTTCTAAAAAATTCAACCAAAACAAGCAAAGTGTTACTTCTCCTATTGGAGGTTATTTGAAAAACGTAATGGTCGAAAACGGGCAATTTGTGAACGCAGGTCAGCCTCTTGCCACCATTTCAAAAAGCAAAAGACTCTTGTTACAAGCGAATGTCTCTCAAAAATATTTCCCAAAACTAACTTCGTTCACTGCAGCCAATTTCAAAACTGCAGACGGAGGGCAGGTATTCAATACCCGAAATTTGAATGGACTTGTCGTTTCGACCGGAAAATCAGCAGAGGTAGGTTCTCCTTTTTTGCCAATTCATTTCGAGATAGACAACAAGGGAAATTTCGTTCCCGGGTCGGTAGTCGAGGTGTTTTTACTGTCAGACACAAAGCCCACTTTGGTCATCCCTACTTCAGCACTTTTGGAGGAACAAGGCATTTTTTATGCTTATGTCCAAATGGATGGTGAGCGTTTTCAGAAACGGGAACTTAAAATAGGCCCATCCGACGGGAAGAATGTGCAAGTTCTTGCTGGTATCACCGAAGGTGAACGGGTGGTAACGAAAGGCGGTTATCAAATCAAATTGTCAACTGCTTCAGGAACACTTCCGGCGCATGGACATGAACACTAA
- a CDS encoding CusA/CzcA family heavy metal efflux RND transporter — translation MLNKIIAFSINNKFIIGLMTFALVVWGVWSASKLPIDALPDITNNQVQIITLCPTLAGQEVEQLVTYPIEQSIANLPDLVELRSLSRFGLSVITVVFDDKVDIYFARQLINEKLKEAEEKIPNGIGKPELAPLSTGLGEVYQYIIHPKKGSENKYTAMDLRTMQDWIVARQLYGTAGIAEVNSFGGQLKQYEVAINPDRLIAMGITIPEIFSALEKNNENTGGAYIDKKPNAYFIRGVGLIGSFDDIKNIAVKNNPNGIPILIKDVAEVRLGSAVRYGALTYNGEVDAVGGVVMMLKGANSADVVNRVKDKMQTIQKSLPDDVVIEPYLDRTDLVNRAISTVEKNLLEGALIVIFVLVLFLGNFRAGLIVASAIPLSMLFALGMMNVFGVSANLMSLGAIDFGLIVDGAVIIVESIFHRISTTQLQSGKTELTSKQMDETVFQSAKRMMNSAAFGQIIILIVYLPILTLVGIEGKMFGPMAQTVSFAILGAFILSLTYIPMISSLFLSKKVSHRKNISDRMMIFFQQKYEPLLNAAIKGKKLVVGITVGIFFFTVFLFSKMGGEFIPTLAEGDFAFHCILSQGTSLSQSIETSMQASRLIKEFDEVKMVVGKTGSAEVPTDPMPPEASDMMIILKPQSEWKRNITYDELADEIYEKLEIIPGVFFEKSQPIQMRFNELMTGIRQDVAVKIFGENMDTLLFYANKVNTIIQGVAGATEPSVERVAGLPQIVIKYNRSQIANYGLNIDDINHIVSTSFAGGSAGVVFENERKFDLVVRLDSTHRNNIDDVSHLHIPTSNGTQIPLSQVADIQLELGPAQISREDGKRRIVVGFNVKGRDVSSVVTDIQKQLGNDVKLPEGYYYTYGGTFENLQAASNRLMIAVPVALALIFMLLYFTFTSIKQATLIFTAIPMAAIGGVFALLIRDMPFSISAGVGFIALFGVAVLNGIVLVSTFNQLEKEGMSDMLQRIIEGTKIRLRPVLMTAAVASLGFLPMALSHGAGAEVQKPLATVVIGGLITATFLTLFVLPLLYLLFSSPRKRNKKSQITSISVFIIVLFFFQNANAQSTSRQLSVEEIINIALNNNLELQSQQLNVQSASMLKKSVFELPKTNVNVQFGQNNSINQDNSFQISQSIPFPSYYKAKSGLYSAELLASQLKLQMSQNELKAQVKYWIFQLMYLQNARKQLQSMDSLYVDFVSTADLRYQSGETNLLEKTTANTKRGLLALIINQNETEAATAYASLKQLMNSGDEFTIRDSISFQPLSINNSLDINQVTLNPSLMALYQEAMIAKQAIKLESAAILPDLNVGYFNQSLTGIQTINGKEEYFDRSKRFNGFNVGISIPFTYFSNTAKIKSLNYKQQALTIEADHGKLLLQTQLQNAFQQYNQNMAQYNYYKSNALPNAELMISIAKTTYRSGEIGYIEYLQAMQTASEVKLNYLQSINQLNQSIININFLINR, via the coding sequence ATGTTAAATAAAATAATTGCGTTTAGTATAAACAATAAGTTCATCATTGGATTGATGACTTTTGCACTCGTCGTGTGGGGCGTATGGAGTGCTAGTAAATTACCTATTGATGCTCTACCTGACATCACCAATAATCAAGTACAAATCATCACACTTTGTCCAACGCTGGCTGGGCAGGAGGTGGAACAATTGGTTACTTATCCCATTGAACAAAGTATCGCCAATCTTCCTGACTTAGTTGAGTTGCGCAGTCTTTCTCGTTTCGGATTATCTGTCATAACGGTTGTTTTTGATGACAAAGTAGATATCTATTTTGCAAGACAACTGATTAATGAAAAACTAAAAGAAGCTGAAGAAAAAATTCCTAATGGAATTGGGAAACCTGAATTGGCACCGTTGAGCACAGGTTTAGGAGAAGTATATCAATATATCATTCACCCTAAAAAGGGGAGCGAGAATAAATACACGGCCATGGATTTGCGAACCATGCAGGATTGGATAGTTGCCCGACAACTGTATGGTACTGCAGGGATTGCAGAAGTCAATAGTTTTGGTGGACAGCTCAAACAGTATGAAGTGGCTATCAATCCTGATAGACTTATAGCTATGGGAATTACCATTCCTGAAATTTTTTCTGCACTTGAAAAGAACAACGAAAATACAGGCGGGGCTTATATAGATAAAAAACCCAATGCCTATTTCATTCGTGGGGTGGGATTAATTGGTTCATTTGACGATATCAAAAACATAGCTGTAAAAAACAATCCCAATGGAATTCCGATCTTGATAAAAGATGTAGCTGAAGTTCGATTGGGAAGTGCTGTTCGATATGGTGCGCTTACCTACAATGGTGAAGTGGATGCTGTAGGTGGGGTCGTGATGATGCTGAAAGGAGCGAATAGCGCCGATGTGGTAAATCGTGTAAAAGATAAAATGCAAACCATTCAAAAATCCTTACCCGATGATGTGGTTATTGAACCCTACCTGGATAGAACTGATTTAGTAAACCGTGCTATCTCAACAGTAGAAAAGAATCTTTTAGAAGGCGCATTAATAGTCATTTTTGTTTTGGTATTATTTCTTGGAAATTTTAGAGCTGGTTTGATCGTGGCTTCAGCAATACCCTTATCCATGTTGTTTGCATTAGGGATGATGAATGTGTTTGGAGTAAGTGCCAACCTTATGAGTTTAGGTGCTATAGATTTTGGTTTAATAGTAGATGGTGCAGTCATTATAGTCGAAAGTATTTTCCACCGTATAAGCACCACACAATTGCAAAGTGGAAAAACAGAACTTACATCAAAGCAAATGGATGAAACTGTTTTTCAAAGTGCAAAGCGAATGATGAATTCTGCAGCATTCGGACAAATCATCATCTTGATTGTATACTTACCCATTCTAACTTTAGTAGGTATTGAAGGAAAAATGTTTGGACCAATGGCACAGACTGTTTCATTTGCCATACTTGGGGCATTTATACTATCACTTACTTACATTCCAATGATATCTTCACTTTTTTTAAGTAAAAAGGTGAGTCATAGAAAAAATATTTCTGATAGAATGATGATTTTTTTCCAACAAAAATATGAACCACTTTTAAACGCTGCAATTAAAGGAAAGAAATTAGTTGTTGGAATCACTGTTGGAATTTTCTTTTTCACAGTTTTTCTTTTTTCAAAGATGGGCGGAGAATTTATTCCAACATTAGCAGAAGGTGATTTTGCTTTTCACTGCATATTATCGCAGGGAACATCTTTGTCTCAAAGTATTGAAACTTCTATGCAAGCTTCACGATTAATAAAAGAATTTGATGAGGTCAAAATGGTAGTTGGAAAAACAGGAAGTGCTGAAGTGCCAACAGATCCTATGCCACCTGAAGCAAGCGACATGATGATCATTTTAAAACCACAAAGTGAGTGGAAGCGAAACATTACTTATGATGAACTTGCTGATGAAATCTATGAAAAATTGGAAATCATCCCAGGGGTATTTTTTGAAAAAAGCCAACCCATACAAATGCGTTTTAATGAATTGATGACCGGTATTAGACAGGATGTAGCCGTTAAAATATTTGGTGAAAACATGGATACCCTTTTATTCTATGCTAATAAAGTAAACACCATTATACAAGGTGTAGCCGGAGCTACTGAACCAAGTGTGGAGCGAGTGGCAGGATTGCCACAAATTGTTATTAAGTATAATCGTTCTCAAATTGCAAATTACGGTCTGAATATTGATGACATCAATCATATAGTTAGTACATCATTCGCAGGAGGTAGCGCTGGAGTTGTTTTTGAAAACGAACGTAAATTCGATTTGGTTGTTCGCCTTGATTCTACTCACCGGAATAATATAGATGATGTAAGTCATTTGCATATTCCAACATCTAACGGAACACAGATTCCGTTATCCCAAGTAGCCGATATCCAATTGGAATTAGGACCTGCCCAAATTAGTCGTGAGGATGGTAAACGTAGAATTGTAGTAGGTTTCAATGTAAAAGGACGAGATGTATCAAGTGTTGTTACTGATATTCAAAAACAATTGGGCAACGACGTAAAATTGCCTGAAGGATATTATTATACTTATGGAGGAACTTTTGAAAATTTACAAGCAGCATCGAACCGATTGATGATAGCAGTACCCGTTGCATTGGCACTTATATTCATGCTATTATATTTCACCTTCACTTCCATTAAACAAGCAACACTTATTTTTACAGCTATTCCTATGGCAGCAATAGGAGGTGTATTTGCATTATTGATTCGTGATATGCCTTTTAGCATTTCTGCAGGTGTTGGATTTATTGCATTGTTTGGTGTAGCGGTCTTGAATGGAATTGTTTTAGTCAGTACGTTTAATCAATTGGAGAAAGAAGGTATGAGCGATATGTTGCAAAGAATTATAGAAGGTACTAAAATCCGTTTGCGACCTGTTCTCATGACAGCAGCTGTTGCTTCGCTTGGGTTTTTACCAATGGCGCTTTCACATGGTGCTGGCGCTGAAGTTCAAAAGCCATTGGCAACAGTAGTTATTGGGGGATTGATCACAGCAACATTTCTTACACTCTTTGTATTGCCATTGCTTTATTTGTTATTTTCTTCACCGCGTAAAAGAAACAAAAAGTCACAAATTACAAGCATAAGTGTTTTTATTATTGTATTATTCTTTTTTCAAAATGCCAATGCACAAAGCACATCAAGACAACTCAGTGTGGAAGAAATAATAAATATAGCACTGAATAATAATTTGGAACTTCAATCACAACAACTCAATGTGCAATCTGCTTCAATGCTTAAAAAGTCTGTTTTTGAATTACCCAAAACCAATGTAAATGTTCAATTTGGACAAAATAATAGTATCAATCAGGATAATTCATTTCAGATCTCACAAAGCATTCCTTTTCCAAGCTATTATAAAGCAAAATCTGGCTTGTATTCTGCAGAATTATTAGCAAGTCAATTGAAATTACAAATGTCTCAGAATGAATTAAAGGCTCAGGTAAAGTATTGGATTTTTCAATTAATGTATTTGCAAAATGCAAGAAAACAATTGCAGTCAATGGATAGTTTGTATGTTGATTTTGTGAGTACTGCTGACTTGCGATACCAATCAGGAGAGACCAATTTGTTAGAGAAAACTACCGCGAATACAAAGCGTGGACTGTTAGCGCTTATCATCAATCAAAATGAAACAGAAGCAGCAACAGCTTATGCTTCATTGAAACAATTAATGAATTCAGGCGATGAATTCACTATTCGTGATTCAATCTCTTTCCAACCATTAAGTATAAATAATTCACTTGATATTAACCAAGTAACCCTTAATCCATCATTAATGGCGTTGTATCAAGAGGCAATGATTGCTAAACAAGCTATAAAGTTAGAATCAGCAGCTATTTTACCAGATTTGAATGTAGGCTATTTTAATCAATCACTGACTGGTATTCAAACTATAAATGGAAAGGAAGAATACTTTGATAGAAGTAAACGCTTCAATGGCTTTAATGTTGGCATTAGTATTCCGTTTACCTATTTTAGTAATACTGCAAAAATAAAATCATTGAATTACAAACAACAAGCTTTGACTATTGAAGCTGACCATGGTAAACTTTTGCTTCAAACACAATTGCAAAATGCGTTTCAACAATACAACCAGAACATGGCACAATACAACTATTACAAGTCAAATGCCTTACCTAATGCTGAATTAATGATCAGTATAGCAAAAACAACATACCGAAGTGGTGAAATTGGTTATATTGAATATTTACAGGCAATGCAAACTGCAAGTGAAGTTAAATTAAATTATCTTCAATCAATAAATCAACTCAATCAATCTATTATTAATATCAATTTCTTAATCAACAGATAA
- a CDS encoding TolC family protein, translated as MKYKIMILKVLVLAFCFNANGQSNLEAVLVSVEKNNKLLMSNRQFWEAKKLEYKTGLTLPNPTIQGQFLFGSPEAAGNQTDFFVVQPFDFPTTYKKRKELAAVQGAISISEFAGRRQDILQEAKLACIEMVYRNKLKIHYERRKLDLEKLQSDFQTKLNKGDGNILDVNKTKLQLLEINQLNIENNVEIQKLQMHLIQINGGEVVVFQDTIYPTLPELTTFEQVEMEYKTADPMRQTLEHEQRIAEKQLELSKTWRLPKFEVGYHYQGILGQRFNGIHAGLTLPIWEQKYRKREQQANVLFTNLKLQSHLNEHFFEIKELFDRQDALKKSFNEYSSVIASISNITLLDKALRLGEITVIEYFLETSFYQNALLHLLKLEKEYHVTLAEIMKYRL; from the coding sequence ATGAAATACAAAATAATGATTTTGAAAGTGTTGGTATTGGCATTTTGTTTCAATGCCAATGGTCAATCTAACCTAGAAGCTGTTTTGGTTTCAGTTGAAAAAAACAACAAATTGCTCATGTCGAACCGACAATTTTGGGAAGCTAAAAAACTGGAATACAAAACAGGTTTGACGCTGCCGAACCCGACCATTCAAGGACAATTTCTTTTCGGTTCGCCGGAAGCAGCTGGAAATCAAACCGATTTTTTTGTTGTACAGCCTTTCGATTTCCCGACGACATACAAAAAACGAAAGGAATTGGCGGCAGTTCAGGGTGCAATCTCTATTTCGGAATTTGCTGGACGTCGACAAGATATTTTGCAAGAAGCCAAATTAGCCTGCATTGAAATGGTATATCGAAACAAGTTGAAAATCCACTATGAACGACGAAAATTGGATTTAGAAAAACTCCAAAGCGATTTTCAGACTAAACTCAACAAAGGAGACGGAAATATTTTAGATGTGAACAAAACGAAGTTGCAACTTTTAGAAATTAACCAATTAAACATAGAAAACAACGTTGAAATTCAAAAACTGCAAATGCATTTGATTCAAATTAATGGTGGTGAAGTAGTAGTTTTTCAGGACACGATTTATCCAACACTACCAGAATTAACAACTTTTGAACAAGTTGAAATGGAATATAAGACTGCTGACCCAATGCGCCAAACATTGGAGCATGAACAGCGTATTGCTGAAAAACAACTTGAATTGAGCAAGACATGGCGACTTCCGAAATTCGAAGTCGGATACCATTATCAAGGCATTTTGGGGCAACGATTCAATGGCATCCATGCGGGTTTGACACTTCCAATTTGGGAACAGAAATATCGCAAAAGGGAGCAACAAGCAAATGTTCTATTCACCAATTTAAAATTGCAAAGTCACTTGAACGAGCATTTTTTTGAAATAAAAGAACTGTTTGATCGACAAGATGCGCTCAAAAAATCATTTAATGAATACAGTTCTGTAATAGCATCAATCAGCAATATCACTTTATTAGATAAGGCTTTACGCTTGGGCGAAATCACGGTGATTGAATATTTTTTAGAAACGAGTTTTTACCAAAACGCCTTACTACATTTATTGAAATTGGAGAAAGAATATCATGTGACTTTGGCAGAAATAATGAAATACAGATTGTAA
- a CDS encoding DsrE family protein produces the protein MKILILINDAPYGTEKAYNALRLANQLGKDNETVEVRIFLMADAASCAVANQTTPNGYYNIEKMMKLSLIKGAKVKICGSCAEARGLKNVQLIDGAEMSTMAELTNWVVDSDKVLVF, from the coding sequence ATGAAAATTTTAATCTTAATCAACGATGCTCCATATGGAACTGAAAAAGCTTACAATGCTTTACGACTTGCCAACCAATTAGGTAAGGATAATGAAACTGTAGAAGTAAGAATTTTTCTAATGGCAGATGCAGCAAGTTGTGCGGTTGCAAATCAGACTACACCAAATGGCTATTATAATATTGAAAAAATGATGAAACTTTCACTAATTAAAGGAGCGAAAGTAAAAATATGCGGCAGTTGCGCTGAGGCCAGGGGACTGAAAAACGTACAATTAATAGATGGAGCCGAGATGAGCACAATGGCAGAACTGACTAATTGGGTTGTAGACAGTGATAAAGTGCTTGTTTTTTAA
- a CDS encoding efflux RND transporter permease subunit — protein sequence MLNKIILFSLRNRLLVIVATVLLIVFGSLVASRMEVDVFPDLTAPTVVVLTEAHGMAPEEVEKLVTFPLETAVNGATNVRRVRSSSSAGISIVWIEFEWNTDIFKARQIVNEKIIAIAERLPVGVGNPTMAPQASIMGEIMLISLTGDSTSQMDLRTLADWSIRPRLLATGGVAQVVVIGGEFKQYQILASPQKMSAFDVTLSELLKACQEANGNSSGGFLNDFGNEYIVRGIGRTSDLEELGKSVIKTTPEGTVKIEDVATLKIAAAQKIGDGSLQGKPAVIMTVMKQPATNSLLLTQKIDDAILDLQKTMPIDVKINTRIFRQVDFINASISNIQKTLLEGSIFVVVVLFLFLMNWRATVISLLAIPVSLIVAILTLKWLGFTINTMSLGGMAIAIGALVDDAIIDVENVFKRLKQNATMPISERKAVLQVVFDASVEIRTSIINATFIIIVAFLPLFFLSGMEGKLLAPLGIAFIVSLFASLIVSITLTPVLGSYLLSNEKMLKRQHGESWLVSKLQIGYSGLLKGVMKAKSTVLAVSFLMLLVALFGLSKLGRSFLPEFNEGSLVISAVSLPGISLEESNKIGSYVEQELLKVPEIQITTRRTGRAELDEHAQGVNAAEIDAPFILKDRSRSEFMADVRKHLANVSGVNITIGQPIGHRIDHMLSGTRANIAIKIFGTDLAKLFSLSNEIKTAITPISGLVDISVEQQIEIPQVQIKAKRDLLNHYGIPIGHFNEFVDVAFAGEKVSEIYEGNKSFDLILRFDDANRGNIENIRNTMIDAVNGQKIPLSYVADVVSTSGPNTINRENVQRKTVVSVNVAGRDQKSTVDEIQKMIAEKITLPEGYRIEYGGQFEAEAEASKTLLATSLLSLLVIFLLLFQEFKSLKTASIILLNLPLALIGGVFSIWITSGILSIPAIIGFITLFGVATRNGILLVSRYKNLQEEGKPLLETVLDGSVDRLSPILMTALTAGLALIPLAIAGDLPGNEIQSPMAKVILGGLLTSTLLNIFIVPVVYFLTNRKN from the coding sequence ATGCTTAACAAAATAATACTTTTCTCACTTAGAAACCGATTGTTGGTAATCGTAGCAACAGTTCTACTCATTGTTTTTGGTTCACTTGTCGCCTCACGAATGGAGGTGGATGTATTCCCAGATTTAACCGCCCCGACCGTTGTTGTATTGACTGAAGCGCACGGTATGGCACCAGAAGAGGTTGAAAAATTAGTCACATTCCCTCTTGAAACCGCCGTAAATGGGGCAACAAACGTTCGTCGGGTGCGCTCATCATCATCGGCTGGCATCTCGATTGTTTGGATTGAATTTGAGTGGAACACTGATATCTTCAAAGCCAGACAAATCGTCAACGAAAAAATTATAGCTATTGCTGAACGTCTTCCAGTAGGCGTGGGCAATCCAACCATGGCACCACAAGCAAGCATCATGGGTGAAATTATGCTCATTAGTTTGACAGGTGACAGTACTTCACAAATGGATTTACGGACGCTTGCCGATTGGTCAATTCGACCTCGATTGCTCGCTACAGGAGGTGTAGCGCAGGTCGTTGTCATCGGCGGTGAGTTCAAACAATATCAGATATTGGCTTCACCACAAAAAATGAGTGCATTTGATGTAACACTTTCCGAATTGCTCAAAGCTTGTCAAGAAGCCAACGGAAATTCGTCAGGCGGTTTTTTAAATGATTTCGGTAATGAATATATAGTCCGAGGTATTGGTAGAACTAGTGATTTAGAAGAACTTGGAAAATCCGTCATCAAGACTACCCCGGAAGGAACTGTCAAAATCGAGGACGTGGCGACACTCAAAATAGCGGCAGCCCAAAAAATCGGTGACGGCTCACTTCAGGGCAAACCGGCTGTGATTATGACTGTGATGAAACAGCCTGCCACCAATTCGCTTTTGCTGACGCAAAAAATTGATGATGCAATCTTGGATTTGCAAAAAACGATGCCTATCGACGTAAAAATCAATACTCGCATTTTCAGGCAGGTGGATTTTATAAACGCTTCAATTTCAAACATCCAAAAAACACTTTTGGAAGGAAGTATTTTCGTGGTTGTTGTATTGTTTCTTTTTTTGATGAATTGGCGCGCAACTGTGATTTCGTTACTTGCCATTCCTGTTTCGCTGATTGTCGCTATTTTGACCTTGAAATGGCTTGGTTTCACCATTAACACAATGTCATTAGGCGGTATGGCAATTGCTATTGGTGCACTCGTGGACGATGCTATTATAGATGTGGAAAATGTTTTCAAACGTCTAAAACAGAATGCTACAATGCCCATTTCGGAGCGAAAAGCTGTGCTACAAGTAGTATTCGATGCATCAGTGGAAATCCGAACAAGCATCATCAATGCTACCTTCATTATTATCGTGGCGTTTTTACCACTGTTTTTCTTGTCAGGTATGGAAGGTAAATTACTTGCTCCATTAGGTATTGCATTCATCGTATCGTTGTTTGCTTCTCTTATTGTTAGCATCACCTTGACTCCTGTTTTGGGCAGCTATCTTTTATCGAACGAAAAAATGTTAAAAAGACAGCACGGCGAAAGTTGGCTTGTCAGTAAGCTTCAAATTGGTTATTCTGGCCTTTTAAAAGGCGTTATGAAAGCCAAAAGCACAGTGCTCGCCGTCTCGTTTTTGATGCTGTTGGTAGCTCTATTTGGGCTTTCAAAATTGGGAAGGAGTTTCTTACCTGAATTCAATGAAGGATCACTGGTGATTTCGGCGGTCAGTTTGCCAGGCATTTCGTTGGAAGAAAGCAACAAAATAGGCTCATACGTAGAGCAGGAATTATTGAAAGTCCCAGAAATTCAAATCACTACCCGCCGCACAGGTCGAGCAGAACTTGACGAACATGCCCAAGGCGTGAATGCTGCCGAAATTGATGCGCCCTTTATTTTGAAAGATCGCAGTCGGTCGGAATTTATGGCTGATGTACGGAAGCATCTCGCCAACGTTTCTGGCGTGAATATCACCATTGGGCAGCCCATCGGTCATCGTATCGACCACATGCTTTCAGGCACAAGAGCGAATATAGCCATCAAGATTTTTGGAACTGACTTGGCAAAACTATTCTCACTTTCCAACGAAATCAAGACGGCGATTACCCCGATTTCTGGTCTTGTGGATATAAGTGTGGAGCAACAAATTGAAATTCCTCAGGTACAAATCAAAGCAAAAAGAGATTTGCTCAACCATTATGGAATACCTATTGGACATTTCAACGAGTTCGTTGACGTGGCTTTTGCAGGTGAAAAAGTGTCTGAAATTTATGAAGGAAACAAAAGTTTTGACTTGATTTTACGATTCGACGATGCCAATCGGGGCAATATCGAGAACATTAGAAATACAATGATTGATGCAGTTAATGGGCAAAAAATACCTTTGAGTTATGTGGCAGATGTTGTTTCAACTTCAGGGCCGAACACGATAAATCGAGAAAATGTGCAACGCAAAACCGTTGTATCTGTGAATGTAGCTGGTCGTGACCAAAAGAGTACCGTAGATGAAATCCAGAAAATGATTGCAGAAAAAATCACACTACCAGAAGGCTACCGCATTGAATACGGTGGTCAGTTTGAAGCTGAAGCGGAAGCTTCAAAAACGCTATTGGCAACTTCGTTACTATCGCTATTGGTGATTTTTCTTTTACTTTTTCAAGAATTTAAAAGTCTCAAAACAGCTTCAATTATCTTGTTGAACTTGCCATTGGCTTTGATTGGCGGCGTTTTCAGCATTTGGATCACTTCTGGCATTTTGAGTATCCCAGCAATTATCGGTTTTATCACCTTGTTTGGTGTAGCTACTCGGAACGGTATTTTGCTCGTTTCCCGCTATAAAAATTTGCAAGAAGAAGGCAAACCGCTCCTTGAAACGGTCTTGGATGGCTCGGTAGATCGACTTTCACCGATTTTGATGACAGCTTTGACGGCTGGACTTGCTCTCATCCCGCTTGCCATTGCTGGGGATTTACCAGGAAACGAAATACAAAGCCCCATGGCAAAAGTGATTTTAGGTGGTTTACTCACATCTACTTTGCTCAATATTTTCATTGTGCCGGTAGTCTATTTTCTCACTAATAGAAAAAATTGA